The Microbacter sp. GSS18 genome has a segment encoding these proteins:
- a CDS encoding HigA family addiction module antitoxin yields MDKHLADQVPPGELLAEELEARHWSQAEFAEILGRPTQFVSEIMSAKKEITRESAAQIAAALGTSAEFWLNLQNRYLLSRQAQDTETQSQLHSVKVRAQLNQLAPVSVLRKRGYITGNSLDELEAEIRDLFEIESIDEEPVFAAAARRANPDVPLTPTQKAWLAVARRQARRLTVGAFDRGALGELAENLARKVRDVSSFADLATLFADVGVRLVYIEAFPGSKMNGATFLLDDDETQPVIAISGRGKRLDKVLFTLLHELAHLVRGDVRPGGIILIDDGETHTMGDEEATNQLAGEWAIPGGLPAPPRPIRQNWVSTQAERLGVHEIVIVGFLQHHGHLDWRTQLAKGAPSVTEELSRWASA; encoded by the coding sequence ATGGACAAGCACCTTGCCGACCAGGTTCCACCCGGAGAGCTACTCGCGGAGGAGCTTGAGGCGCGGCATTGGTCCCAGGCAGAGTTCGCAGAGATACTCGGGCGCCCCACCCAGTTCGTCTCCGAGATCATGTCCGCGAAGAAGGAGATCACCCGCGAGTCGGCCGCACAGATCGCGGCCGCGCTCGGGACGTCGGCTGAGTTCTGGTTGAACCTACAGAACCGGTACCTACTGTCTCGTCAGGCCCAAGACACCGAGACGCAGAGCCAGCTTCACAGCGTGAAGGTGCGTGCCCAACTGAACCAGCTCGCACCCGTCTCCGTGCTCCGTAAGCGTGGCTACATCACCGGAAACAGTCTCGACGAGCTCGAAGCCGAGATTCGAGACCTGTTCGAGATCGAATCGATCGACGAGGAGCCCGTTTTCGCGGCCGCCGCTCGACGCGCCAACCCCGACGTGCCGCTCACTCCTACCCAAAAGGCCTGGCTTGCGGTCGCCCGTCGGCAGGCACGCAGACTCACAGTTGGGGCCTTTGACAGGGGGGCCCTCGGCGAGCTCGCCGAGAACCTCGCGCGCAAGGTGCGAGATGTCTCATCCTTCGCGGATCTGGCGACGCTCTTTGCCGACGTTGGTGTGCGGCTTGTCTACATCGAAGCGTTCCCCGGCAGCAAGATGAACGGGGCCACGTTCCTCCTCGACGACGACGAAACCCAGCCGGTGATTGCGATCTCCGGACGAGGTAAGCGACTCGACAAGGTTCTGTTCACCCTCCTGCACGAGCTCGCGCACCTTGTCCGCGGTGACGTGCGCCCCGGCGGCATCATCCTCATCGACGACGGTGAAACGCACACCATGGGAGACGAAGAGGCGACCAACCAGCTTGCCGGCGAGTGGGCCATTCCAGGCGGCCTTCCCGCCCCGCCTCGCCCGATTCGGCAGAACTGGGTGTCCACACAAGCCGAACGGCTTGGTGTTCACGAGATCGTCATCGTGGGGTTCCTGCAGCACCACGGCCACCTCGACTGGCGCACCCAGCTCGCCAAGGGCGCCCCTTCGGTTACAGAAGAGCTCAGCAGGTGGGCGTCCGCGTAG
- a CDS encoding ThiF family adenylyltransferase produces the protein MTGERRYSVAMPAAVAEILTAHLDREDGQEDVVLATYAPSTGRERTSALLRRVFLPQPGERHVHGNASFTADYVMRVTEEAVAAGEGLVLLHSHPRGTTWQSMSTTDRATESGYAGLGSAATRLPVIGMTWGGAGQVWSARFWFSRTSVVDAESVRVVGATFAPSFNPVLVPAPEATSAQIRTVSAWGSVVQADLARIRVLVVGTGSVGLDVAQRLVASGIRTVGVMDFDAVEHRNLDRMIGARRQDARDQVAKVDVAARLLRAQATAAHPDIRRHEMSICDPDGLRVALDYDIVFSCVDRPWPRAVLNQIAYADLIPVIDGGINIEVADDDTFNRATARAHTLVPGQPCMACTRQLKPARVALDREGLLDDPEYVRRSEIDLERAGQNVATLSAMVSALLLAQFVSLTVAPGGRGVPGPVCYHYRPHVLEKLEDASAPCCPWETALAVGDSRIPIATGHAHAEDIVLSRHRAARTLRGRFRRLRGWLADSYGS, from the coding sequence ATGACGGGCGAGCGGCGATACTCGGTCGCGATGCCGGCCGCGGTAGCCGAGATCCTCACGGCGCATCTGGACCGAGAGGACGGGCAGGAGGATGTGGTCCTCGCCACCTACGCTCCTTCGACGGGACGGGAACGAACCTCGGCGCTCCTGCGCCGTGTGTTTCTCCCGCAACCCGGCGAGCGGCACGTACACGGGAACGCATCCTTCACTGCCGACTACGTGATGCGCGTCACAGAGGAAGCTGTGGCTGCAGGGGAGGGCCTGGTTCTGCTGCACTCCCACCCTCGAGGGACGACGTGGCAGTCGATGAGCACGACGGACCGAGCGACTGAGTCGGGGTACGCCGGACTCGGAAGTGCGGCGACCCGGCTCCCAGTGATTGGGATGACCTGGGGAGGTGCTGGGCAGGTGTGGTCGGCACGGTTCTGGTTCTCGCGGACGAGCGTGGTTGACGCGGAATCGGTGCGAGTGGTTGGGGCGACGTTCGCTCCCTCGTTCAACCCGGTTCTTGTCCCAGCGCCGGAAGCAACGTCGGCGCAGATCCGGACGGTGAGCGCCTGGGGCTCGGTTGTACAGGCGGATCTCGCCCGGATCCGAGTGTTGGTGGTGGGGACAGGCAGTGTTGGCTTGGACGTCGCACAGCGACTTGTGGCGTCCGGGATCCGCACCGTCGGCGTAATGGATTTCGATGCCGTGGAACACCGAAACCTCGACCGGATGATCGGGGCCCGCCGCCAGGACGCCCGAGATCAGGTCGCGAAGGTTGACGTCGCTGCCCGGCTCCTCCGGGCACAGGCCACCGCAGCCCATCCGGACATCCGCCGGCACGAGATGTCGATCTGTGACCCGGACGGGCTGCGCGTCGCGCTGGACTACGACATCGTCTTCTCTTGCGTGGACAGACCGTGGCCGCGAGCGGTGCTCAACCAGATCGCCTACGCGGACCTCATCCCGGTCATCGACGGCGGTATCAACATCGAGGTCGCCGACGACGACACATTCAACCGGGCAACTGCGCGCGCGCACACGCTGGTTCCCGGCCAGCCATGCATGGCCTGCACGCGTCAGCTGAAACCAGCCAGAGTGGCGCTGGATCGGGAGGGGCTGCTCGATGACCCTGAGTACGTTCGCCGCTCTGAAATCGACCTGGAGCGCGCTGGCCAGAACGTCGCGACGCTCTCCGCGATGGTCAGCGCACTGCTTCTCGCTCAGTTCGTGAGTCTGACCGTCGCGCCTGGCGGGCGTGGCGTACCAGGTCCGGTGTGCTACCACTATCGCCCGCACGTCCTCGAAAAGCTCGAAGACGCTTCGGCACCATGCTGTCCGTGGGAGACGGCACTCGCCGTTGGCGACTCACGGATTCCGATTGCGACGGGGCACGCCCACGCCGAGGACATCGTCCTGTCGCGGCACCGCGCCGCGCGCACACTCCGCGGGCGATTCCGCCGGCTGCGAGGGTGGCTCGCCGACAGCTACGGAAGCTGA
- a CDS encoding DCL family protein, producing the protein MAIPVVLPSFRWPSKKAAFDDFRLLHTGGPYAPYDRITDPSHDLMLREVLDLHPDASEKIGGGVDYFYVGLTSDGDKFNVRSDATGIWIKRVDGSQVDFSYRTCISNHTEESDAKEGLRLAVEDRRLSYRDDRIKEGTFASDISGIVFSDRNEAHVIYDEPSWGQLTYRFAEAEGGWDRILVHSGYGGVLIGSHLMDTDVHTRWLEFYDRYANRRLATASESAARPRPQQDAWTP; encoded by the coding sequence ATGGCGATCCCCGTAGTCCTTCCATCATTCCGCTGGCCTTCCAAGAAGGCGGCATTCGACGACTTCAGGCTCCTGCACACCGGCGGCCCCTACGCCCCCTACGACCGCATCACCGACCCCTCACACGACCTGATGCTTCGCGAAGTGCTGGATCTTCACCCCGACGCCTCTGAGAAGATCGGCGGAGGAGTCGACTACTTCTACGTCGGCCTGACTAGCGACGGCGACAAGTTCAACGTGCGGTCTGACGCAACGGGCATCTGGATCAAACGCGTGGACGGGTCGCAGGTGGACTTCAGCTACCGCACCTGCATCAGCAACCACACAGAAGAATCCGACGCGAAAGAGGGGCTACGACTCGCAGTCGAAGACCGCCGACTGTCGTACCGCGACGACCGCATCAAGGAGGGGACGTTCGCGAGCGATATCTCCGGAATCGTCTTCTCAGACCGCAACGAGGCACATGTCATCTACGACGAGCCCTCATGGGGACAGCTGACCTACCGGTTCGCCGAGGCCGAGGGCGGATGGGACCGAATCCTCGTCCACTCGGGGTACGGCGGCGTGCTCATTGGCAGCCACCTCATGGACACGGACGTCCACACGAGATGGCTCGAGTTCTACGACCGATACGCAAACCGCCGGCTGGCGACCGCAAGCGAGTCCGCCGCCCGTCCGCGACCTCAGCAAGACGCGTGGACGCCCTAG
- a CDS encoding DEAD/DEAH box helicase family protein, which translates to MHDDCARAESYLSSDPRSACFYSRRVIEELVGYLYEVLSLRAPYRDDLAARISDAGFKTKVPAGITQKLTSIRRIANTAVHENRQVGADVALMVLRELFHVVVWASYHHSPQPAVVPLQAQFDPSLAAKAAPLSREDIARLAAKFKEQDEAHARALAAKDERLAAHEAEIANLKAQIAAAQAAVAPDTRDYDEAGARDLFIDVLLHEAGWELSDDRDREYEVTGMPNAEGKGFIDYVLWGADGLPLAVVEAKRTSKSPEVGQQQAKLYADCLEKQFGRRPVIFYTNGYEHRIWDDAGGYPPRETQGFYTRDELELLIQRRSTKQPLSSAPVNTEIAGRPYQARAIKAVGDTFDRKQREALLVMATGSGKTRTTIALVDLLQKANWVKRVLFLADRTALVRQAANAFKAHLPGSTTVNLVTDKVVDGRVYVSTYPTMMNLIDDVDGGTRRFGPGYFDLIVIDEAHRSVYAKYGAIFDYFDAMLVGLTATPKDEVDHNTYRLFHLEDGVPTDNYSLDEAVDAGYLVPPKGISVGTQFLRSGIRYDDLSEEEKDQWDALDWGEDGPPDEVGAEELNRFLFNEDTVDKVLETLMVQGYKVAGGDRLGKTIIFAKSQKHAEFIEKRFNLAYPDLAGHFARVVTHGTPYAQSLIDDFSIMDKAPHIAISVDMLDTGIDVPEVVNLVFFKMVRSKSKFWQMIGRGTRLRPDLFGPGEDKQDFLVFDFCGNLEYFSQDLPGSQGQVQKSLSQRLFESRLGLVTTLKDSEPELRESTIETLHEFVAGMNLDNFVVRPHRRTVEEFADADAWTTLTPDKTDSVLLLAGLPSSVRDDDEDAKRFDLLVLRRQLAQLDGDAILSERLRETIQQIATALLGKTTIPSVAEQAVLLESVAGDEWWVDVTLPMLELARLRIRGLVRFVEKTTRNPVYTDFEDTIGEGVEVVLPGTTPGTNFERFRSKAEAYLREHLDNLALQRLRRNRQLTPSDLTELEGMLVESGGQPIDIVWANEQVGGLGVFIRQLVGLDRSAATEAFEGYLDSTRFSADQIRFVSLIVDELTKNGVMEPARLFESPYTDHAPTGPDFFFTDSDVDVIVGTLRQIRETAVPTAVA; encoded by the coding sequence ATGCATGACGACTGTGCACGGGCGGAGTCGTATCTGTCCTCAGACCCTCGATCGGCCTGCTTCTACAGCCGCCGCGTCATCGAGGAGCTCGTGGGGTACCTGTATGAGGTCCTGTCCCTCCGGGCCCCCTATCGCGATGACCTCGCCGCGAGGATCAGCGACGCCGGCTTCAAGACGAAGGTGCCCGCCGGCATCACCCAGAAGCTGACGTCGATCCGCCGGATCGCGAACACGGCCGTGCACGAAAACCGCCAGGTCGGCGCCGATGTGGCCCTCATGGTGCTGCGGGAGCTGTTCCACGTGGTCGTGTGGGCGTCGTATCATCACTCCCCGCAACCGGCAGTTGTCCCGCTGCAGGCACAGTTCGATCCGTCGCTCGCGGCGAAGGCTGCGCCGCTGTCCCGTGAGGACATCGCGCGGCTTGCTGCGAAGTTCAAAGAGCAGGACGAGGCACACGCACGTGCGCTCGCGGCGAAGGATGAACGACTCGCAGCCCATGAAGCGGAGATCGCGAACCTCAAGGCGCAGATCGCTGCTGCGCAGGCGGCCGTGGCCCCGGATACGCGCGACTACGACGAAGCCGGGGCGCGCGACCTGTTCATCGATGTCCTGCTCCACGAAGCGGGCTGGGAATTGAGCGACGACCGTGATCGCGAGTACGAGGTCACGGGGATGCCGAACGCTGAGGGCAAGGGCTTCATCGACTATGTCCTGTGGGGCGCGGACGGGTTGCCCCTCGCCGTTGTCGAGGCGAAGCGCACATCGAAATCCCCGGAGGTCGGTCAGCAGCAGGCGAAGCTGTACGCCGACTGCCTGGAGAAGCAGTTCGGTCGCCGTCCCGTGATCTTCTACACGAACGGGTACGAGCATCGGATCTGGGATGACGCTGGCGGCTACCCGCCGCGCGAGACTCAGGGCTTCTACACCCGTGACGAGCTCGAACTGCTCATCCAGCGGCGCAGCACGAAGCAGCCTCTGTCGTCCGCCCCTGTGAACACCGAGATCGCGGGCCGCCCGTACCAGGCGCGTGCGATCAAGGCTGTGGGCGACACGTTCGACCGGAAGCAGCGTGAGGCACTGCTTGTCATGGCGACCGGGTCGGGGAAGACGCGCACCACCATTGCACTGGTTGACCTGCTGCAGAAGGCGAACTGGGTCAAGCGGGTGCTGTTCCTCGCCGATCGCACGGCTCTGGTCCGTCAGGCCGCCAACGCGTTCAAGGCTCATCTGCCGGGTTCTACGACGGTGAACCTGGTGACCGACAAGGTGGTCGACGGCCGCGTCTACGTGTCGACCTACCCGACGATGATGAACCTCATCGACGACGTCGACGGCGGCACCCGCCGGTTCGGGCCCGGCTACTTCGACCTCATCGTGATCGACGAAGCCCACCGCTCCGTCTACGCGAAGTACGGTGCGATCTTCGACTACTTCGACGCCATGCTCGTCGGTCTCACCGCGACACCCAAGGACGAGGTCGACCACAACACCTATCGGCTGTTCCACCTCGAAGACGGCGTCCCGACGGACAACTACTCGCTCGACGAGGCAGTAGACGCCGGCTACCTGGTGCCGCCGAAGGGCATCAGCGTCGGCACCCAGTTCCTCCGCTCCGGCATCCGATACGACGACCTCAGCGAGGAAGAGAAGGACCAGTGGGATGCACTCGACTGGGGCGAGGACGGCCCTCCCGACGAGGTGGGCGCTGAGGAGCTGAACCGGTTCCTGTTCAACGAGGACACAGTCGACAAGGTCCTCGAGACTCTCATGGTGCAGGGCTACAAGGTCGCCGGCGGTGACCGGCTGGGCAAGACGATCATCTTCGCCAAGAGCCAGAAGCACGCCGAGTTCATCGAGAAGCGGTTCAATCTCGCCTACCCCGACCTCGCCGGCCACTTCGCACGCGTCGTCACGCACGGCACCCCGTACGCGCAGTCCCTCATCGATGACTTCTCGATCATGGACAAGGCCCCGCACATCGCGATCAGCGTCGACATGCTCGACACCGGCATCGACGTCCCCGAAGTCGTGAACCTGGTGTTCTTCAAGATGGTGCGATCGAAGTCGAAGTTCTGGCAGATGATCGGACGCGGCACCAGGCTGCGCCCCGACCTGTTCGGCCCCGGAGAGGACAAACAGGACTTCCTGGTCTTCGACTTCTGCGGCAACCTCGAGTACTTCAGCCAGGACCTCCCCGGATCGCAGGGGCAGGTCCAGAAGTCGCTCTCTCAGCGCCTCTTCGAGTCCCGCCTCGGGCTCGTGACCACGCTCAAGGACTCCGAACCGGAACTCCGAGAGTCCACGATCGAGACCCTGCACGAGTTCGTCGCAGGAATGAATCTCGACAACTTCGTCGTCCGCCCTCACCGGAGGACTGTCGAGGAGTTCGCCGACGCGGATGCCTGGACCACGCTGACACCCGACAAGACCGACTCGGTTCTCCTGCTCGCGGGCCTGCCTTCGTCGGTGCGGGATGACGACGAGGACGCCAAGCGATTCGATCTGCTGGTGCTGCGCCGCCAGCTCGCCCAGCTCGACGGCGACGCCATACTGTCGGAACGGCTTCGCGAGACCATTCAGCAGATCGCCACCGCCCTGCTCGGGAAGACCACGATTCCGTCGGTCGCGGAGCAGGCGGTCCTGCTGGAGTCGGTGGCGGGCGACGAATGGTGGGTGGATGTCACACTCCCCATGCTCGAGCTCGCCCGGCTCCGCATCCGTGGCCTCGTGCGATTCGTCGAGAAGACAACCCGCAACCCGGTCTACACGGACTTCGAGGACACCATCGGCGAAGGCGTAGAGGTCGTCCTGCCAGGCACCACGCCCGGCACGAACTTCGAACGCTTCCGTTCCAAGGCCGAGGCGTACCTCCGCGAGCACCTCGACAACCTCGCCCTCCAGCGGCTTCGCCGCAATAGGCAGCTCACGCCGAGCGACCTCACCGAGCTCGAAGGAATGCTCGTCGAATCCGGAGGGCAGCCGATCGACATCGTCTGGGCTAACGAACAGGTCGGCGGCCTCGGTGTCTTCATCCGGCAGCTCGTCGGACTTGACCGCTCCGCCGCGACAGAGGCCTTTGAGGGCTATCTCGACAGCACGAGGTTCTCTGCGGATCAGATCCGGTTCGTGAGCCTGATCGTCGATGAGCTCACGAAGAACGGGGTGATGGAACCAGCGCGCCTCTTCGAGTCCCCGTATACCGATCACGCCCCGACAGGACCGGACTTCTTCTTCACTGACTCCGACGTTGACGTCATTGTGGGCACGCTCCGCCAGATCCGGGAGACCGCAGTTCCCACAGCAGTGGCATAG
- a CDS encoding restriction endonuclease subunit S: MSTTRISALVERVQTWNPAREPEREFDYIDLSAVDNSSKAITGATRVSGVEAPSRARQLVLAGDVLVSTVRPNLNAVAVVPPTLSGATASTGFTVLRPSPRIDARYLFHWVRSPQFVSDMVRKSTGASYPAVSDRIVKDSLIPTPDLAEQRRIAAILDLADAIRTKWLQALAHLESLELSLFRDTFGPPHHWTSAPVGDLGRVTTGRTPPTGAAGMFDGPIPFVTPGDLSSGVPVVRKVTKQGAAASRLVRAGSTLVCCIGATIGKVGVTTEPSAFNQQINAVEWGDSIDDAYGLAAMRNLKPVIVARGASTTLPLLPKGQFVKLQIPVPPLAVQKSFASRIAQTHTQRAVITRALAVADELFASLQTRAFRGEL, encoded by the coding sequence GTGAGCACAACTCGCATCAGCGCGCTGGTCGAGCGCGTGCAGACGTGGAACCCGGCACGGGAGCCCGAGCGCGAGTTCGACTACATCGATCTCAGCGCGGTCGACAACTCGAGCAAAGCAATCACTGGCGCTACGCGAGTGAGCGGCGTCGAAGCTCCGAGCCGTGCGCGTCAGCTCGTTCTTGCTGGCGACGTGCTGGTTTCGACCGTTCGCCCAAACCTCAACGCTGTCGCGGTGGTGCCGCCGACGCTCAGCGGAGCAACCGCCTCAACCGGTTTCACAGTCCTGCGGCCGAGTCCGAGAATCGACGCCAGGTACCTATTTCACTGGGTCCGATCCCCGCAGTTCGTCAGCGACATGGTGCGCAAATCGACGGGCGCGAGTTACCCCGCCGTCTCAGATCGGATCGTGAAGGACTCACTGATCCCAACTCCAGACCTCGCCGAGCAGCGACGGATCGCCGCGATCCTCGACCTCGCCGACGCGATCCGTACGAAGTGGCTTCAAGCCCTCGCTCACCTCGAATCGCTTGAGCTGTCCCTATTCCGTGACACGTTCGGACCACCACACCACTGGACCTCCGCGCCCGTAGGCGATCTCGGGCGGGTAACCACCGGAAGAACACCCCCGACGGGAGCGGCCGGGATGTTCGACGGTCCAATCCCCTTCGTCACACCTGGGGATCTTTCATCCGGCGTCCCCGTCGTCCGGAAGGTTACAAAGCAGGGGGCCGCCGCAAGCCGTCTGGTCCGGGCAGGGTCAACTCTCGTGTGTTGTATCGGAGCGACGATCGGCAAGGTGGGTGTAACGACGGAGCCGTCCGCCTTCAACCAGCAGATCAACGCGGTTGAATGGGGCGATTCGATCGACGATGCGTACGGACTTGCGGCTATGCGAAATCTGAAGCCCGTGATCGTCGCACGGGGTGCCTCCACGACGCTCCCGCTCCTCCCCAAGGGACAGTTCGTCAAACTGCAGATTCCAGTGCCGCCGCTCGCGGTACAGAAGTCCTTCGCCTCGCGCATCGCTCAAACTCACACGCAACGTGCCGTGATTACCCGCGCCCTCGCAGTCGCCGACGAGCTCTTCGCGTCGCTCCAGACCCGCGCGTTCCGAGGGGAGCTATGA
- a CDS encoding N-6 DNA methylase: MLANPPFAGSLDYESTAKDLQRTVKTKKTELLFLALFLKLLKPGGRAAVIVPDGVLFGSSTAHKALRKMLVEDQKLDAVIKLPSGVFRPYAGVSTAIVFFTKTNSGGTDDVWFYDVRADGFSLDDKRNPVEANDLPDVLARWHARDAETDRARTDQSFFVTKADIVAQGYDLALNRYKEVVSDEVEHRAPLDIIADIEKLDAEIAVELAELKAMLA; this comes from the coding sequence ATCCTCGCCAACCCGCCCTTCGCCGGGTCACTCGATTACGAATCGACCGCGAAAGACCTACAGCGCACCGTCAAGACGAAGAAGACCGAACTGCTCTTCCTCGCTCTCTTCCTGAAGCTCCTCAAGCCGGGCGGTCGCGCGGCGGTCATCGTGCCCGATGGTGTGCTCTTCGGATCGAGTACCGCGCACAAGGCGCTGCGCAAGATGCTCGTGGAGGACCAGAAGCTGGATGCCGTCATCAAGCTCCCCTCGGGCGTCTTCCGCCCCTACGCCGGGGTCTCGACGGCAATCGTCTTCTTCACGAAGACGAACTCGGGTGGCACCGATGACGTGTGGTTTTACGACGTGCGCGCCGATGGGTTCTCGCTCGACGACAAGCGCAACCCTGTGGAGGCGAACGACCTGCCCGATGTGCTTGCTCGGTGGCACGCGCGGGATGCCGAGACAGATCGCGCTCGCACCGACCAGTCCTTCTTCGTGACGAAGGCCGATATCGTTGCGCAGGGCTACGACCTCGCCCTCAACCGCTACAAAGAGGTCGTTAGCGACGAGGTCGAGCACCGCGCCCCGCTCGACATCATCGCCGACATCGAGAAACTGGATGCCGAGATCGCGGTAGAGCTTGCCGAACTGAAGGCGATGCTCGCGTGA
- a CDS encoding winged helix-turn-helix domain-containing protein, whose product MVAQNELTDAETDRVFHALAAATRRDIVRRTAVHEQSVSQLAADYDMSFAAVQKHVAVLEEARLIVKRAEGRERLVRADPAMIARARILLTEYEDLWRGRIDRLDALLAEDPAGTDSEEGD is encoded by the coding sequence ATGGTTGCACAAAATGAGCTCACGGATGCCGAGACCGACCGCGTCTTCCACGCGCTGGCCGCGGCCACGCGCCGGGACATCGTGCGCCGCACCGCGGTGCACGAACAGTCGGTGTCGCAGCTCGCGGCGGACTACGACATGTCGTTCGCGGCCGTGCAGAAGCACGTGGCCGTCCTCGAAGAGGCACGGCTCATCGTCAAGCGCGCCGAGGGGCGCGAGCGCCTGGTCCGCGCCGATCCCGCGATGATCGCGCGCGCCCGCATCCTGCTCACGGAGTACGAGGACCTGTGGCGCGGACGGATCGACCGTCTCGACGCGCTGCTGGCCGAAGACCCCGCCGGCACCGACTCCGAGGAAGGAGACTGA
- a CDS encoding SRPBCC family protein yields the protein MPVIDITSDPRSLTMTVVAEFDAPVERLWKAYTDPSQLERFWGPPGWPARFSAYDLTVGGRALYAMNGPRGEVARGAWEFLAIEEPVRFEVLDTFVDEDGDALPGMPSMRMVFGFEETPVGTRVRCVSHFTSVEALEQVIAMGSIEGTRLAMGQLDRVLHDLRAYSQGRGTQTEILTDQHVRITRLIDGPRDLVWRAHTEPELMKKWLLGPDGWEMTACEMPASAPGPYRYAWAPVAGGEGEAFGFDGEVTLMEEPRRMVSTEHMTGTEYPPTLNDLQLYEEDGATLITMVIEYPDAATRDMVLATGMTDGMEASYSRLERELLSSGR from the coding sequence ATGCCCGTCATCGACATCACGAGCGACCCCCGGTCGCTCACCATGACCGTGGTCGCCGAGTTCGACGCCCCCGTCGAACGCCTGTGGAAGGCGTACACCGACCCGAGCCAGCTCGAGCGCTTCTGGGGCCCGCCGGGATGGCCGGCGCGGTTCTCGGCGTACGACCTGACCGTCGGCGGACGCGCCCTCTACGCCATGAACGGTCCGCGCGGCGAGGTCGCTCGCGGAGCGTGGGAGTTCCTCGCGATCGAGGAGCCCGTGCGCTTCGAGGTGCTCGACACGTTCGTGGACGAGGACGGCGACGCCCTTCCCGGCATGCCCTCGATGCGCATGGTGTTCGGGTTCGAGGAGACCCCCGTCGGCACACGCGTGCGGTGCGTGAGCCACTTCACGTCGGTCGAGGCGCTCGAGCAGGTCATCGCGATGGGCTCGATCGAGGGCACGCGCCTGGCGATGGGCCAGCTCGACCGGGTGCTGCACGATCTGCGGGCGTACTCGCAGGGTCGCGGCACGCAGACCGAGATCCTGACCGACCAGCACGTGCGGATCACGCGCCTGATCGACGGCCCCCGCGACCTCGTGTGGCGCGCGCACACCGAGCCCGAGCTCATGAAGAAGTGGCTGCTGGGCCCGGACGGCTGGGAGATGACGGCGTGCGAGATGCCGGCATCCGCGCCCGGGCCCTACCGCTACGCGTGGGCGCCCGTCGCCGGCGGCGAGGGCGAGGCGTTCGGCTTCGACGGCGAGGTGACGCTCATGGAGGAGCCGCGCCGCATGGTCTCGACCGAGCACATGACCGGAACGGAATACCCGCCGACCCTCAACGACCTTCAGCTGTACGAGGAGGACGGCGCGACGCTCATCACGATGGTGATCGAGTATCCGGATGCCGCCACGCGCGACATGGTGCTCGCCACCGGGATGACCGACGGCATGGAGGCCTCGTACTCACGCCTCGAGCGCGAGCTGCTGTCGTCCGGGCGGTGA